The proteins below come from a single Longimicrobium sp. genomic window:
- the glgB gene encoding 1,4-alpha-glucan branching protein GlgB, which produces MASATLLHDVNLILTAEHPDPFRVLGMHTVSIGGELRLVVRAFLPGATSAILADEDGKDVAPMECGHPDGFFEALLPRGTSSFRYRLRVVWPGVDEPVELADPFSYPPLVSDFDLYLISEGTHLRLWEVLGAKTMEVDGVPGVRFSVWAPAAKRVSVVGDFNLWDGRRHPMRRHPAQGVWEIFIPGLPEGTAYKYEILPHQGPAFLKADPLAFSAELRPETSSVVADLSKYEWGDAEWMQKRREWDWCAAPVSVYELHPGSWRRRPEEDDRPLTWREMAAELPDYLCEMGFTHVEFLPVMEHPYDPSWGYQVTGYFAPTSRFGGPDDFRFLVDTLHQRGIGVILDWVPAHFPKDAHALRRFDGTALYEHADPRQGEHPEWGTQVFNFGRNEVRTFLVSNALFWLDEYHADGLRVDAVASMLYLDYSRGPGQWVPNKYGGRENIEAVEFLQQLNTTVRDRYPGTLMIAEESTAWPGVTQPAHLGGLGFHLKWNMGWMHDNLRFMSEQSIHRKYHFNLLTFSLMYAFSEKYVLPLSHDEVVHLKGSLIGKMPGDAWQKAANLRLMLGMMWGHPGKKLLFMGGEIGQVGEWNENRSLDWHLLGDPLHAGIQRWMKDLNAAYQREPAFWETDFSHEGFEWIDFRDVEQTVLSFIRRATTSGQELVFVCNFTPVIRQQYHVGVPRAGRYREVLNSDAAAYGGSNVGNSGWVETVPLAVHGRGQSLPLTLPPLGILILQRED; this is translated from the coding sequence ATGGCTTCTGCGACCCTGCTACACGACGTAAACCTGATCCTGACGGCCGAGCACCCGGACCCGTTCCGCGTGCTGGGCATGCACACCGTGTCCATCGGCGGCGAGCTGCGCCTGGTGGTGCGCGCCTTCCTTCCCGGCGCCACGTCCGCCATCCTGGCCGACGAGGACGGCAAGGACGTCGCGCCGATGGAATGCGGGCACCCCGATGGCTTCTTCGAGGCCCTGCTGCCGCGCGGCACCTCCAGCTTCCGCTACCGCCTGCGCGTCGTCTGGCCGGGGGTGGACGAGCCGGTGGAGCTGGCGGACCCGTTCTCGTACCCACCGCTGGTCAGCGACTTCGACCTGTACCTGATCAGCGAAGGCACCCACCTGCGCCTGTGGGAGGTGCTGGGCGCGAAGACCATGGAGGTGGACGGGGTGCCCGGCGTGCGCTTCAGCGTGTGGGCGCCGGCCGCCAAGCGCGTGAGCGTGGTGGGCGACTTCAACCTGTGGGACGGCCGCCGCCACCCCATGCGCCGGCATCCCGCGCAGGGTGTGTGGGAAATCTTCATTCCCGGCCTCCCCGAGGGAACGGCGTACAAGTACGAGATCCTTCCGCACCAAGGCCCCGCGTTCCTGAAGGCCGACCCGCTGGCGTTCAGCGCCGAGTTGCGGCCGGAAACCTCGTCCGTCGTCGCCGACCTGTCGAAGTACGAGTGGGGCGACGCCGAGTGGATGCAGAAGCGCCGCGAGTGGGACTGGTGCGCGGCGCCCGTGTCCGTTTACGAGCTGCACCCCGGCTCGTGGCGGCGCAGGCCGGAGGAGGACGACCGGCCCCTGACGTGGCGCGAGATGGCCGCCGAGCTGCCGGACTACCTTTGCGAGATGGGCTTCACCCACGTGGAGTTCCTTCCCGTGATGGAGCATCCCTACGACCCGTCGTGGGGATACCAGGTGACGGGCTACTTCGCCCCCACCAGCCGCTTCGGCGGGCCCGACGACTTCCGCTTCCTGGTCGACACGCTTCACCAGCGCGGCATTGGCGTGATCCTGGACTGGGTGCCCGCGCACTTTCCCAAGGACGCCCACGCCCTGCGCCGCTTCGACGGCACGGCGCTGTACGAGCATGCCGACCCGCGCCAGGGCGAGCACCCGGAGTGGGGCACGCAGGTGTTCAACTTCGGGCGCAACGAGGTGCGCACCTTCCTGGTGAGCAACGCGCTCTTCTGGCTGGACGAATACCACGCCGACGGCCTGCGGGTGGATGCCGTGGCGTCGATGCTGTACCTGGACTACTCGCGTGGCCCGGGGCAGTGGGTGCCCAACAAGTACGGCGGGCGCGAGAACATCGAGGCCGTGGAGTTCCTGCAGCAGCTGAACACCACCGTGCGCGACCGCTATCCCGGCACGCTGATGATCGCCGAGGAAAGCACGGCCTGGCCCGGCGTCACGCAGCCGGCGCACCTGGGCGGGCTGGGATTCCACCTGAAGTGGAACATGGGGTGGATGCACGACAACCTTCGCTTCATGAGCGAGCAGTCCATCCACCGGAAGTACCACTTCAACCTGCTGACCTTTTCGCTGATGTACGCGTTCAGCGAAAAGTATGTGCTGCCGCTGAGCCACGACGAGGTGGTGCACCTGAAGGGCTCGCTGATCGGCAAGATGCCGGGCGACGCGTGGCAGAAGGCGGCCAACCTGCGGCTGATGCTGGGGATGATGTGGGGCCATCCCGGCAAGAAGCTGCTGTTCATGGGCGGCGAGATCGGCCAGGTGGGCGAGTGGAACGAGAACCGCTCGCTGGACTGGCACCTGCTGGGCGATCCGCTGCACGCCGGCATCCAGCGGTGGATGAAGGACCTGAACGCCGCCTACCAGCGCGAGCCCGCGTTCTGGGAAACGGACTTCAGCCACGAGGGATTCGAGTGGATCGACTTCCGCGACGTGGAGCAGACCGTCCTCTCGTTCATCCGCCGCGCGACCACGTCGGGGCAGGAGCTGGTGTTCGTCTGCAACTTCACCCCGGTGATCCGGCAGCAGTACCACGTGGGCGTGCCGCGCGCCGGCCGCTACCGCGAGGTGCTGAACAGCGACGCGGCGGCGTACGGCGGCAGCAACGTGGGGAACAGCGGCTGGGTAGAGACGGTTCCGCTGGCGGTGCACGGCCGCGGGCAGTCGCTGCCATTGACGTTGCCGCCTCTTGGCATTCTCATTTTGCAACGCGAAGACTGA